From the Daucus carota subsp. sativus chromosome 8, DH1 v3.0, whole genome shotgun sequence genome, one window contains:
- the LOC108199715 gene encoding uncharacterized protein LOC108199715 encodes MDHHHKPSHLRNILGKLLLFSLVFIVLRFAYVVTIHGETCDSTDFCFFSSPDSNNPNDLITTTKVGPTSTSSSIIINPTSIKSSPSKPSHQNPTVQFHSSIFQDLIVNGHLSPSSKSLCIHSPSLSGADVIVALKQIGVSDVSGIPKKPNKPLVISFKDNTFDFIFVGADVLDFPANLAVEVARTLKPEGHFVVHTFSKDEYSFNSFIGLFNCCKFIQSREIEVLDSRKIVREIVMKKEIEYIRQRVEYDDNKECLVPGYKQELIKKAEGLILEEPLKPWITLKRNLENIKYLSSMVDINFKYRYVYVDVGARSYGSSVVSWFKKQYPKQNKTFDIYAIEADKTFHDQYTNKKGVTLLPYAAWVRNESLFFEINEDPGGQKDVVKGRGMGRIKPIQSSGNDVSDVDKIQGFDFADWLKSTVTEKDFVVMKMDVEGTEFDLIPRLFETGAICLIDEIFLECHYNRWQKCCPGERSPKYEKTYEQCLDLFTSLRQRGVLVHQWW; translated from the coding sequence ATGGACCATCATCACAAACCGAGCCACCTCCGGAACATCCTAGGCAAGCTCCTGTTATTCAGCCTCGTATTCATCGTACTCCGCTTCGCCTACGTCGTCACAATCCACGGCGAAACCTGCGACTCAACGGACTTCTGTTTCTTCTCCTCCCCGGACTCTAACAACCCCAACGACCTCATAACCACCACCAAGGTGGGCCCCACATCCACCTCATCATCAATAATCATCAATCCCACGAGCATCAAATCCTCACCGTCCAAACCCTcccatcaaaatcccaccgtccAATTCCACTCCTCCATCTTCCAGGACCTCATCGTCAACGgtcatctctctccctcctccAAATCTCTCTGCATccactctccctctctctccggCGCTGACGTCATCGTCGCGTTGAAACAGATCGGCGTCTCCGACGTTTCCGGGATCCCCAAGAAACCCAACAAGCCGCTGGTGATCTCGTTCAAGGACAACACGTTTGATTTCATATTCGTCGGCGCCgatgttcttgattttccggCGAATCTTGCCGTCGAGGTGGCGAGGACGCTTAAGCCCGAAGGGCATTTTGTGGTCCACACGTTTTCGAAAGATGAGTATAGTTTCAATTCTTTTATTGGTTTATTTAATTGCTGTAAATTTATACAATCTCGAGAAATCGAGGTTCTTGATTCGCGGAAAATTGTTCGCGAAATCGTCATGAAAAAGGAAATTGAATATATTCGCCAACGGGTCGAATATGATGATAATAAGGAATGTTTAGTTCCAGGGTATAAGCAAGAATTGATTAAGAAAGCAGAGGGTTTGATTTTAGAGGAGCCATTGAAGCCTTGGATTACATTGAAGAGAAATCTTGAGAACATCAAGTATTTGTCTTCGATGgttgatattaattttaaatatcggTATGTTTATGTCGATGTGGGGGCTCGGAGTTATGGATCCAGTGTTGTTAGTTGGTTTAAGAAGCAGTATCCGAAACAGAATAAGACTTTTGACATTTATGCAATTGAGGCTGACAAGACTTTTCATGATCAGTATACGAATAAGAAAGGGGTTACATTGTTGCCTTATGCGGCTTGGGTGAGAAATGAGAGCTTGTTCTTTGAAATTAATGAGGACCCGGGTGGTCAGAAAGACGTGGTGAAAGGGAGAGGTATGGGACGGATTAAGCCTATTCAGAGCTCGGGTAATGATGTTTCGGATGTTGATAAGATTCAAGGCTTTGATTTTGCGGATTGGCTGAAGAGTACGGTGACTGAGAAGGATTTTGTTGTGATGAAGATGGATGTGGAAGGGACTGAATTTGATTTGATCCCTAGGTTGTTTGAGACAGGAGCCATTTGTTTGATAGACGAGATCTTTCTCGAGTGCCATTACAATAGGTGGCAAAAATGCTGTCCTGGCGAGAGGTCTCCCAAGTATGAGAAAACATACGAGCAGTGCTTAGACTTGTTCACCTCTCTCAGACAAAGAGGAGTTCTTGTTCATCAATGGTGGTAA
- the LOC108197891 gene encoding probable protein phosphatase 2C 65, giving the protein MGACCTAQIKRERNDGLPARMHEGGKENGSEDIVTQGDFGALVRLQGSSTFVSMFSQQGRKGVNQDAMTVWENYIGEQDAMFCGVFDGHGPSGHKVSQYVRNVFPSKLAESFKHPRFNASCIDEDLKSENVDDPVDENHGPLYSLVKASLVESFKVMDEALETNGKIESYCSGTTAVTVLKKNFHLVIANLGDSRAILCTKGDKDQLLAVQLTVDLKPELPCECERIWSCKGRVMALEEEPTVYRIWMPDQESPGLAMSRAFGDFCLKDYGLISVPEVFYRKLTERDEFVVLASDGIWDVLSNEEVVHIVYSAQKRSSAAKLLVNRAHRAWKCKYPCAKIDDCTAVCLFFKKPSSIIKSKSDTSQIQKSSVEPHFQQGNLTTEDGLESIIDSDIATDQTAQGSSTKKNISTYSQRTGLMVSKRRPTRNIGLRH; this is encoded by the exons ATGGGTGCATGCTGCACAGCTCAaattaaaagagaaagaaatgaTGGATTACCGGCTAGGATGCATGAAGGAGGGAAAGAAAATGGCAGTGAAGATATTGTAACTCAGGGTGATTTTGGTGCATTGGTGAGACTGCAAGGATCCTCTACTTTTGTTTCCATGTTTTCTCAACAAGGCCGAAAGGGTGTTAATCAAGATGCCATGACAGTTTGGGAG AACTATATCGGTGAGCAAGATGCAATGTTCTGTGGCGTGTTTGATGGACATGGTCCTTCAGGTCACAAGGTGTCGCAGTATGTGCGCAATGTATTTCCATCAAAACTTGCCGAATCATTTAAGCATCCACGATTTAATGCAAGCTGCATTGATGAAGACCTGAAGTCTGAGAATGTTGATGATCCTGTTGACGAAAACCATGGTCCACTATATTCTTTGGTGAAGGCAAGTTTAGTAGAGTCCTTCAAAGTTATGGATGAGGCTCTTGAAACTAATGGTAAAATCGAGAGTTATTGCAGTGGCACGACAGCGGTGACAGTGCTAAAAAAG AACTTTCATTTGGTAATTGCAAACTTGGGGGACTCTCGTGCAATTCTATGCACAAAAGGTGATAAAGACCAACTTCTTGCCGTCCAACTCACAGTAGACTTGAAACCGGAACTGCCAT GTGAATGCGAGAGAATTTGGAGTTGTAAAGGAAGAGTTATGGCCTTAGAGGAAGAGCCAACTGTTTATAGAATATGGATGCCTGATCAAGAATCTCCTGGTCTTGCTATGTCAAGAGCTTTCGGAGATTTTTGCCTGAAAGATTATGGGCTTATATCAGTTCCAGAAGTTTTTTATAGAAAGCTAACAGAGAGAGATGAATTCGTGGTGCTAGCATCAGACGGG ATATGGGATGTTTTATCAAATGAAGAGGTGGTGCATATTGTTTATTCAGCACAGAAGCGATCCTCAGCAGCAAAACTGCTGGTAAACAGAGCCCATCGAGCATGGAAATGCAAATACCCGTGTGCCAAAATTGATGATTGCACAGCAGTTTGCTTGTTCTTTAAAAAGCCATCATCAATAATCAAATCCAAGTCTGATACATCCCAAATACAAAAGTCGAGTGTGGAACCTCATTTTCAACAGGGTAACTTAACCACTGAAGACGGTCTTGAAAGTATCATAGATTCTGACATTGCAACTGATCAGACTGCTCAAGGAAGctctacaaaaaaaaatatttctacatATTCTCAGCGGACTGGCCTTATGGTGAGCAAGCGTAGACCGACTCGAAACATTGGTCTTAGacattga
- the LOC108197892 gene encoding cation/H(+) antiporter 26 → MSNSSEGPHGPIYCEKFQLQVISTGIFAGSNPTHSTLPLLLLQLGLVSLLGGVLQFVFRPLGVPKHVLDILSGILLGPSGIARNKSIFETLFAPKGAMVLDVYEMVSTILFSFFIGLRTDVKIIKRAGGLALTMGILCSILPQIINAIVLRVLTKDMSDDSALSHALTSCAGLEGLINFHVVYTTLVDQKFLNTEVGRVALSSSMISGFCSWIMIMVRKLYDDSVRGRIAQSMLSPFFRAFMIVITVYVLRPIMFWMISRTPEGKTLKQSYVCSMTLFCFGLAFYSEITGMHHVFSSILLGLAVPDDSPLQSGLVHKLEGFVNGVLMPSFIINVGRKVDIYQLKGSSVGKVEVLVATSFLGKLASSLIASTFWNMALMDAFLIGLLVTCQGIFDIQFFTIAEKLEKNLTIECFTVMVIMALVIPTIVTPIVAYIYNPSTLYKTSAKRGIHATKYNLEFKILACIHQEDTVTTLINVLEASNPTRKSPITAYVLDLVELVGQSIPLFISHKLKRSPSSRSNRTQRIIKAFYQYELQNQEFVTVHCFTSVAPFETMHNDICLLALEKGTSLIILSQGMVTNSSVKEMNNHVMENAPCTVGILVDRKALGESNAAVSPWLCFHACLIFIGGSDDREALTYCSRMCEHANISLTVIHITELIQSQLDLDAMDRFRDTNVYNNRVFYNSVTVKEGTETVRALQTLNNVDCDLIVVGRRHDPESAVMSGLADWGEKTPDMGTIGDIVVSPDIDNKAAVMILQAHSLDHEIEVIPTTPPLTPNKNLKCITTVDPDKDLWQLPELHSDKRSPR, encoded by the exons ATGTCGAATTCAAGCGAAGGCCCTCATGGACCTATATATTGTGAGAAATTTCAATTGCAGGTGATCTCTACTGGCATTTTCGCGGGTAGTAATCCAACTCATTCCACTTTACCCCTTCTGTTGCTGCAACTTGGTTTAGTCTCTCTATTAGGAGGAGTCCTGCAATTTGTATTTAGGCCTCTCGGTGTGCCTAAACATGTCCTTGATATTCTT AGTGGGATACTACTAGGTCCATCTGGTATTGCACGAAATAAAAGTATCTTCGAGACCTTATTCGCTCCCAAAGGTGCAATGGTGCTCGACGTCTATGAGATGGTGAGCACGATACTTTTTAGTTTCTTCATAGGCCTTAGAACTGATGTGAAAATCATAAAAAGAGCAGGAGGATTAGCACTTACCATGGGGATACTATGTAGCATTCTTCCGCAGATAATCAATGCAATCGTGCTTCGAGTTTTAACCAAAGATATGTCAGATGACTCTGCTCTTAGCCATGCATTGACCTCTTGTGCTGGCCTCGAGGGGCTGATTAACTTTCATGTTGTGTATACCACTCTTGTAGACCAGAAGTTTCTTAACACTGAGGTGGGCCGTGTAGCCCTTTCGTCTTCGATGATCTCGGGCTTTTGTAGTTGGATCATGATTATGGTTCGGAAGCTTTATGATGATTCTGTTCGTGGTCGTATAGCTCAGTCAATGTTATCACCATTTTTCAGAGCTTTTATGATAGTCATTACTGTGTATGTGCTCCGCCCTATTATGTTTTGGATGATAAGTAGAACACCAGAAGGCAAAACCTTGAAACAATCCTATGTTTGTTCGATGACACTCTTTTGTTTTGGCTTAGCCTTTTACTCCGAAATCACTGGAATGCACCATGTATTTTCATCAATTCTACTTGGTCTGGCTGTCCCAGATGATTCTCCACTACAATCAGGGCTTGTGCACAAGCTCGAGGGATTTGTTAACGGAGTACTTATGCCCTCGTTTATTATCAATGTTGGTAGAAAAGTCGATATTTATCAACTAAAAGGGAGCTCTGTTGGAAAAGTTGAGGTTTTAGTTGCCACAAGCTTCTTGGGAAAACTTGCATCAAGTTTAATAGCTTCAACATTTTGGAACATGGCTCTAATGGACGCCTTCTTGATCGGTCTCCTCGTGACTTGCCAGGGCATATTTGATATCCAATTTTTCACTATTGCTGAGAAACTAGAAAAG AATCTAACTATCGAGTGCTTCACCGTAATGGTGATCATGGCACTAGTTATACCGACTATTGTAACACCTATAGTGGCATACATCTACAATCCTTCGACATTATACAAAACTTCCGCAAAACGTGGTATTCATGCCACAAAATACAATCTGGAGTTCAAGATTCTAGCCTGCATTCATCAAGAAGACACCGTTACAACGCTGATCAACGTCTTGGAAGCTTCCAATCCCACAAGAAAAAGCCCCATTACAGCTTATGTTCTAGACCTCGTCGAGCTTGTTGGCCAAAGCATACCCTTATTCATCAGTCACAAGCTCAAGAGAAGTCCATCTTCAAGATCAAACAGAACTCAGCGCATCATTAAGGCCTTTTATCAGTACGAGTTACAGAACCAAGAATTTGTAACTGTTCATTGCTTCACCTCTGTTGCACCATTCGAGACGATGCACAACGATATTTGTTTGCTGGCACTTGAAAAAG GTACATCATTGATAATCCTTTCGCAGGGCATGGTTACCAACTCTTCAGTAAAAGAAATGAACAATCATGTCATGGAGAATGCGCCGTGTACAGTCGGAATCCTAGTGGATCGCAAGGCTCTAGGAGAGTCAAATGCTGCAGTCTCCCCATGGCTTTGCTTTCATGCCTGTTTGATCTTTATAGGAGGTTCTGATGATCGTGAAGCACTCACATACTGCAGTCGAATGTGTGAGCATGCCAACATTAGCCTCACTGTCATACACATAACTGAACTTATCCAAAGTCAGTTAGACTTGGATGCCATGGACCGGTTTAGAGATACAAATGTCTATAATAATCGTGTATTCTATAATTCTGTAACCGTGAAAGAAGGAACAGAGACAGTTCGCGCGCTTCAAACATTGAACAATGTCGATTGTGATCTTATTGTTGTTGGCAGAAGGCATGATCCTGAATCAGCTGTAATGTCAGGGCTTGCAGATTGGGGTGAAAAGACACCAGATATGGGGACTATTGGGGATATCGTGGTGTCTCCAGATATAGATAACAAGGCAGCTGTCATGATACTGCAGGCGCACAGTTTAGACCACGAAATCGAAGTAATTCCAACCACACCTCCACTTACCCCAAATAAAAACTTAAAGTGTATTACAACTGTTGATCCTGATAAAGATTTGTGGCAATTGCCTGAACTTCACTCTGATAAAAGGTCCCCTCGATAG